In Sphaerisporangium krabiense, the DNA window GCACGCCGGGGACTCCGGGCCGCACACCCCGCTCGCGCACGCCGCGCCCGCGCAGTGCTCCACCTGCGGCTTCTACTGGCCGCTCGCGGGCTCGCTGCGGCTCGGCTTCGGCGTGTGCGCCAACGAGTTCGCCCCCGACGACGGCAAGGTGGTCTCGGCCGACCACGGCTGCGGCGCGCACTCCGAGGCCGTCGCCACCGCGCCGGGGGGCGCCGAGCACGCGGTGCCCATCCTCGACGATCTCGGCTACGACCTCATGGAGGAGGGCGTGCCGGAGGCCGGCTCGGTCGTGGCGTCCAACGGCGAGGACGGCTCCGAGCCGCTCGGCCACTCCTGACCGCCGGGCGGGATCGTCCGCGAAACCCGCCCGCCACGGGCCGCGTCACGATATCTCCGGAAATTTCAAGCTTTACGGCTGTGTGGCAGCCGGCCGCCCTCCAGCATGGGACACGACTGGTGACCGACGTGACAGTGACAGACGGTGCGACAGACGGCGCGGCCGACGGCTTCGGCGCCGAGCGCGTGCGCGCGACCGTCCTCGCCGCCTGGACCGCCTCGCCCGCCCGCTTCCGCGAGGACGCCAACGCCGAGGAGGACTTCGCGCTCGGCGGCTACCGTGACCGCCTGATCGTCGAGCTGGCCCAGAACGCCGCCGACGCCGCCCTGCGCGCCGGGGTCCCCGGGCGCCTGCGCCTCACGCTCGAGGACGGCGTGCTCAGCGCCGCCAACACCGGCGCCCCGCTCGACGCGGCCGGGGTCGAGGGTCTGTCCACGCTCCGCGTCTCCGGCAAGCGCGACGAGACCGGCTCGATCGGCCGCTTCGGCGTCGGGTTCGCGGCCGTCGTCTCCGTCTGCGACGAGCCCCTGATCGCCTCCCGCGCCACCGGGGCCGTGCGCTGGTCCCGCGCCGAGACCGCCGCCCTGGTCGGGGCCGAGCCCGCCCTGGCCGCCGAGCTCGCCGCGCGCGGCGGCCACGTCCCGCTGCTGCGCCTGCCCTTCGCCACCGAGCCGGTCGAGGTCCCCGCCGGGTACGACACCGTGGTGCGGCTGCCGCTGCGCGACAAGGCCGTCGAGCAGGCCGTGCGCCAGATGCTGGACGAGACCGGCCCGGCGCTGCCTCTGGCCATGCCCGCCCTGGCCGAGATCGAGATCCAGGTCGGCGGCGAGTCCCGCGCGATCACCGCCGAGGGCTGGACGGTGATGGAGTCCGCGGGCGACTTCGGCCCCGAGCAGGTCGCCGAGCTGTTCGCCGACCGTCCCACCGAGGAACGCGCCCGGCCGTACTGGCTGGTGCGCTGGGCGGTGCCCGCCGCGGAGGGGCCGCTGCCCAAGGACGTCGCCCCGGTCGTGCACGCGCCGACGCCGAGCGACGAGCCGCTCGACCTGCCCGCCCTGCTCATCGCCACCTTCCCCCTCGCCACCGACCGCCGGCACGTCGCGCCCGGCAGGCTCGCCGACTTCCTCGTCGAGCGGGCCGCCGACACCTACGTCGAGCTGCTGCGGTCCCTGCCGAGGACGCCGCGCCTGCTCGGCCTGGTGCCCGGCCTGATGGGCAAGGGCGAGCTCGACGCCGCGATCCGCCGGGCGATCCTGCGCCGCCTGCCCGACACCCCGTTGCTCCCCGCCATCTCCCCGCCCGCCGACGCCGACCCGGGCCAGGCCGATACCCACGGGCCCGCCGCCGACCGGCCCGGCGAGCCGCCGTACGTCGTCTCCGGCCGGCAGGCCGCCGTGGTCGAGGGCCCGGCCGAGTTCCTGGACAAGATCGCGCACGCCGTGCCGGGCCTGCTGCCCGCGGGCTGGGCCGTCCGGCACCCCGCGCTCACCACCCTCGGCGTGCGGCGGGTCGAACTGTCCGACGTCATCGACCTGCTGTCCGGCGACGCCGTCGCGGACGCCTCGCCCGCCTGGTGGCGCGAGCTCTACGAGACGCTGCCCGGCGACGACCGCGAGGCCCTCGGCGCGCTGCCCGTCCCCCTCGCCGACGGCCGCCTCGTGCGCGGGCCGCGCGGCACGCTGCTGCTCGGGGACGGCGGCTCCTCCCTGGACGCGGCGCTGCTCGCGCCGCTCGGCCTGCGCATCGTCCACCCCGAGGCCGCCCACCCTCTGCTGCTGCGGCTCGGCGCCGCCGAGGCCACCCCGAACAGCGTCCTCGAGGACCCGCTCACCCGCGCCACGGTCTCGGAGTCCCTCGACAGCGCCGACCCCGAGCCGGTCGCCCAAGCGGTCCTGGCGCTGGTCGAGGCCGCGGGCCTGTCGGCGGGCGAGGCCCCCTGGCTGTCGGAGCTGGCGCTGCGCGGCGCGGACGGCGAGCTGTACCCGGCGGGCGAGATGCTGCTCGGCGAGGGCTCGCTGGCCAAGCTCATCGACCAGGACGTCCCCTTCGGCGTGGCCGCCCCCGACCTGGTCGAGCGGTACGGCTCGCGCGTGCTGTCCGCGGCGGGCGTCCTGGACGGCTTCGCGGTCGTCAACGACACCGACGTCCTGCTCGACCCCGACGAGTGCGACCACGAGCTCGACGCCGAGGACCAATGGCTCGAAGCCGTCCTCGACGTCCTGCCCGAGACCGCCGTCCCGCCGGTGGCCCGCGAGTTCACCGCGATCAGGGACCTCGAATACGTCGCCGACTGGCCCGCGGCGCTGGCCCTGCTGACCCGCCCGCCCCTGCGGGCCGCGCTCCAGCCGCTGCGCGCGCTCGCCGACGGCGAGGTGGTCGAGGCGCCCTCGTACACCGCGTGGTGGCTCTCCCGGCACCCCGTGCTGGACGGGCGCCGTCCCACGTCCCTGCGCCTGCCCGGCGGCGACCCGTTGCTGTACGGCCTGTACGGCGACGCGCCGGCCGGCCTGGACGCCACCGCGCTGTCCATGCTCGGTGTGCGCACCACGCTGGCCGACCTGCTCGCCTCGCACGGCGGCCCCGACGAGCTGCTCGACCTGCTCGCCGATCCCGCGCTGGAGGTGGACCGGGCCCAGCTCCGCGCGCTGTGGATCGCCCTGGCGGGCGTCGAGCCGTCCCGCGTCGCCCCGCCCACGGCCGTGCGGGCCGTGCTGTCCGGCCGCATCGTCGTCGCCGACGCCGAGGACGGCCACCCGATCGGCGGCAACGGCCCCGGCGACACCGTCGAGGGCCTGACCTCCGCGGGCGCGCCGGTCGTCGTCGAGGCGCCCGACCTGCTCGCGCTCGTCGCCGCGCGCCCGCTGGTGCTGGCCCCGTTCGACCTGGCAGAGGCGCTGTCGGAGCTGCTCGACCTCCCCGTGGCCGGGGAAGAGGTCACCGGCGAGGTCACCTCCTCGGGCGAGGAGCGTCCGGTGCCCGCCCAGGTGCGCTCGCTGCTGCCCTCCGCGCCCGCCACCTACGTCGAGCACGCGGCGCTCACCGTGGACGGCGCGCGCGTGCCGTGGCGCTTCTTCGAGGGGGCCGTGCACGCGACCGGCGTCGAAGGGCTGGCCCGGGGCCTGGCCTGGGCGAGCGGCCAGTGGGGCGACCGGCTCGCGGTCGCGGCCCTGCTGCGCGACCCGGACGCCGTGCCCCTGCTCCTCGCGGAGGCCGACCTCGACAGCTAGGGGACGCTACGACGGCGTGTGGCCGGGCACCGACCGGCCCGCGCGGTCGTCGTCCGGCATCTCGGCGGGCGGAGGGGCCGCGTGCCGGTCGCGGCGCCAGACGTAGAAGCAGCCGAACAGCCCGAGCCCGATGCCCGCCACGCACGTCCAGATCCACCAGCCGTGCTCGGCGGGCACCCCGAGGACGAGCAGCACGACCAGCGCGACCACCCACAGGCCCGTGCCCACGAGGATCGCCGCGGTGTCGTTGGTCTTCAACGGGGCAAGATCCGGGGGGCGCGGCTCGTTCACGCAGTCCAGCCTAGGCGAGAACCCCCGGCGAGGGGTCCACCGGGCCTTCGTCAGGACCCGAACCGCGCACAAGTTGGTCTCGAAAGGACTACGAGCAGGTCAGAGCTCTTCTCCGTTCTGACAGCGAGGTGCGAATCTGCCCGCGTGAGTGAGATAACCGCCCCTGCATCCCCGTCGTCCGGATTCCGCGACCGGCTCGACCGGTACTTCCACATCAGCGAGCGGAACTCGACGCTGAACCGCGAGATCCGCGGCGGTCTGGCCACGTTCTTCACGATGGCCTACATCGTCGTGCTCAACCCGCTGATCCTCGGCGGGGTCAAGGACGCCGACGGGCAGTACCTCGGCGACGGGACCACCCAGAACATCGCCCTCATCGCCGCGGCCACCGCGCTGACGGCGGGCGTTCTCACGATCCTCATGGGCGTCGTGGCCAAGGTGCCGTTCGCCCTGGCGGCCGGGCTCGGCCTGAACGCCTTCGTCGCCTTCGGGCTGGCTCCCACCATGTCGTGGGAGGACGCGATGGGCCTGATCGTGCTGGAGGGCATCGTCATCACGATCCTCGTGCTGACCGGGTTCAGGACGGCCGTCTTCCACGCCATCCCCGCCCAGCTCAAGACCGCGATCAGCGTGGGCATCGGCCTCTTCATCGCCCTGATCGGGTTCGTGGACTCCGGCTTCGTCCGCAAGGCCGCGGGGACGCCGCTGGAGCTCGGCATCGGCGGCTCGCTGTCGAGCTGGCCGATCTTCGTCTTCGTGATCGGCCTGCTGATCACCGTCCTGCTCGTGGCGCGCAAGGTGAAGGGCGCGATCCTGCTCGGCATCGTCGCCACCACGGTCCTGGCGATCCTGGTCGAGGCCGTCGCCAAGGTCGGGCCGTCCGCCGGAGGCAAGAACCCGCTCGGCTGGAGCCTGGTCACCCCCACCATGCCCGACAAGATCGTCGGCGTGCCGGACCTCAGCCTGTTCGGCCAGTTCAGCCTGTTCGGCTCGTTCACCAAGATCAGCGCCGTGCTGGCCGTCATGTTCGTGTTCACGCTGCTCATCACGGACTTCTTCGACACGATGGGGACGATCGTCGGCGTCGGCGGCCAGGCGGGCCTGGTCGACGCGGACGGCACGCTGCCCCGCACCCGCGAGATCCTGCTGATCGACTCGGTCGCGGCGGCGGCCGGCGGCGCGGCGTCCACCTCCTCCAACACCACCTACATCGAGTCGGCGGCCGGCGTCGGCGAGGGCGCCCGCACCGGCCTCGCCAGCGTGGTCACCGGCATCCTCTTCCTCCTGGCCGCCTTCCTCTCCCCCCTCGCCAACGTCGTCCCCTACGAGGCCGCCGCCCCCGCCCTGGTCGTCGTCGGCTTCCTCATGCTGACCGCCATCCGCCAGATCGACTTCACCGACTACGAGATCGCCATCCCGTCCTTCCTGACGATCGTCCTGATGCCCTTCACCTACTCGATCAGCAACGGCATCGGCGCGGGCTTCATCACCTACGTCATGATCAAGCTGGTCAAGGGCAAGGCGCGCGAGGTGCACCCTCTGCTGTGGCTCGTGACCGCACTATTCGTGATCTACTTCGCCATGGGGCCGATCAAGATCCTCTTTGGGTTGACCTGACAGCGACCTTCCGGGGCCGTTGTGGAGGACGTGAAGCACTTGCCGCGACGGCCCTCGCGTCGGCTTCTCCGTTGTGCGAGGGGACAGAGCGATGGATCACGTTCCGCTGAAGTAGGAGAACGGAGCCACGGATACACCTTCGGACACGGCTCTGTCGTCCTCCTCGCCGGCGTCGGGGTCCAGTTCCCCGGCCCACACTGAGCGCATGGACCACACGGAGAAGCCTGCATGGAAGTCGAATCCGATGTCCGATGGCTCGCTCGTGTACCATTCCGACGCTCGAACGCCTCGCTGCGGCGTTGGAGTTGCGGCTCAGCGTTCAGCTGGAGCCACGGCGCCAGGCGAGCTGATGGCGGCGGTGAGGTCTCAGCGCTTCACGGCGCGGAGGATGACGAACTTCGGGTTGCTGGCCGCTGTTTCGCAGTTGCCGAAGAGGCGGCGGAGTTTGGTGTGGTAGGCGAGGTGGCGGTTGCCTATCACCCAGAGTTCGCCGCCGGGGCGGAGGGCGGTGCGGGAGCCGGTGAACATGCGCCAGGCCGTGGCGTCGGTCGTGGCGCGGTGGGTGTGGAACGGCGGGTTGTTCAGGATCAGGTCCACCGACGCCTTCGGGACGCCTGACATTCCGTCGGAGGCGAGCAGTTCGACCGGGGCGTCGAGGTTGGCCTTCCAGGTGGCCTCGGCGGAGGCCAGGGCCTGGTGGGACTCGTCGATGAAGAGCACCTCGGCGTCGCGGTTGTCCAGGGCCGCCGCCATCCCGAGGACGCCGTTGCCGCATCCGAGGTCCACCACCCGGTCGTGGCCCCGGCGGTGCGGGAGGTTGCTCAGCAGGAAGCGGGTGCCGATGTCGAGCCGGTCGGCGCAGAAGATGCCCGCGTGGTTCACGACGGTCCGGCCCGAGGCGACGCCGACGTCGGAGGGGAGCTCGTAGCGTCGCGGCCACGGGCTCGGGCCCGGGTTCAGGCCGGGGTCCGGCGCGCAGAAGATGAGCCGCGCCTTCTTCGCGGCGAGGGACGTGCGGGTGGGGCCGAGGATCTTCTCGAAGAGGCGCAGCGTCGAGGTGTGGATCTCGGTCACCATGCCCGTGCCCACGACGAGCGTGCCCGCGTGGACGGAGGGCGCGAGGCGGTGGAGCTGGTCCTCCAGGAGGGCCAGGCTCTTGGGCACGCGGACCAGCAGCGTGTCGACGCGCGGGGGAGGGTCGTCCCGGGTGGTCAGCAGGCGCACGGCCGCGGGGTCCACGCCGTTGCGGGCCAGGTTGGCGCGGGTGGCCTCCTGGGTGAGGAACGAGTCGGTGATCTGGACGGGACGGCGCTCGGCGAGCGCGGTGACCAGCGCGCCCCACCGGTCGCCGAGCACGACCACGGTGCCCCGCGGATCGGCGGGCGGTCCGTCGGCGCCGGCGAGATGCCGGAGCAGGTACTCGTCGGCGGCGTCCCAGGCGCGCAGCGGATCGCGAGGATCCTCGGGATGGCGGGCGAGGTCGAGCTCGCCCCATTCCGTCGTCAGCCGCTCCACCGCGCCCACGCTAGCGACTCCCGAAGCCTGGGGAGTAATCCACGTCCCGGCGCCCGAGGGCGGACGCGCGGGGCCCGCGGCAGAGCCTTCGAGATGGGCCGCGCGGGCGTGGTGAGGGGACGGCGGACGGGCAGGCCGGGGTTAGGGTGGGGTGTGGTCGGCAAGGGGCGTCGGGGCGTGCCGGTGGAGCTCTTGGGGCATCTGCGGCAGGCGCGTGACCGCATGGACCGCGATTACCGCGCGGAGCTGGACCTGGACGCGCTGGCCGCCGTCGCCGGGATCTCCAAGTACTACTTCATCCGCTGCTTCGAGGCGGCCTACGGCGAGACCCCGATGCGCTACCTCACGCGCCGCCGCCTGGAGCGCGCCCAGGACCTGCTGCGCGCGGCCAACCTGACGGTGACCGAGATCTGCATGGCCGTGGGGTTCACGAGCCTCGGCTCGTTCTCGTCGAAGTTCACGCAACTCGTCGGCGAGAGCCCGAGCGCGTACCGCGACCGGTGGGCGGCGCGCGGCCGCCCGCACATCCCCGGGTGCTACCTGTTCATGAACGGCGTGCTCGACCTGGCCGGGACGAAGGCGCCGGGGGACACGGGGCCGTCCGATTGTGCAATTTTGGAGAAGCCCAGTTCAGAGGGCCCGGAGTAGCTTCTCCCGCATGATTACGAACATCTCGCTGACCACGGTGTACTGCCTCGACCAGGACGAGGCGCGTGACTTCTACGTCGACGTCCTCGGCTTCGTCCCGGCCGCCGACGTGTCCATGGAGGGCTTCCGCTGGGTGACCGTGTGCCACCCCGACCACCCCGAGCTCCAGATCACGCTCATGAAGCCGGGCCCGCCGCTGGACGAGGAGGCCGCGGCCTTCTACCGGCGGCAGCTCGAGAAGGGCCAGAGCGGGGGCCTCGGGCTGGCGGTGGACGACTGCCGCAAGACCTACGAGGAGCTGACCGCCAAGGGCGTGACGTTCCTGCAGACGCCGGAGGAGCGGCCGTACGGCGTCGAGGCCGTCATGCGCGACAACCAGGGGAACTGGATCGTGCTGGTCGAGGCCAAGGCGCGAGGCTGAGCCGGGGCCGCCCGCGACGGGGGTCGCGGGCGGTCGGCGCGGGGGTCAGCCCGTCAGGCAGGTGGCTCCGTTGAGGGAGACCTTGACGGGGGCGGTGGCGGTGCCGCCGTGTGCGGCGTTGAATCCGACCTGGGTGGCGGTGCCGGCGGGGATGGTCTTGTTCCATTGCAGGTGGGCGCCGCTGATCCGCGTCCCGTCCTGTGTCCAGGTGGCCGACCAGCCGGAGGCCAGGCGGGGCGCGGGCGAGGCGTAGTCGATGGCCAGCGTCCAGCCGTCGATCGTGGTGGTGCCGGTGTTGCGGATGGTGATCTCGGCGCTGAGCCCGGTGGTCCATGTCGTCGCCCGGTAGGTCACCGTGCAGGTCCCGGTGGGCAGGCCCTCGCGGGCCAGGGCGGACAGCGAGTCGGAGGGCAGGCTGAGGTTGTCCGCCGCGTCCCTGGCCACCACGAAGTAGAGGTAGCGCTTGCCTGTCTCCAGGCCCGACTCGGTGAAGCTGGGGTGCGCGGAGGCCGTGCGCGTGCCGACCTTGAGGTAGGTGGTCGCGGTCTTCCGGTAGAGGTCGTAGGCGGCCACGCCGACGTTGTCGGTCGAGGGCTGCCAGCAGAAGGCCACGCCGGGGTAGTCGGCCAGGCAGCCGTCCGTCAGACCGGTCGGTTTGGTCGGCGCCGCGATGTCGTCGGGGACGGGGCTCGGCGAGATGGTGGGCGTCATCCCGAGCGTCGCCACGGTTGTGATCATCTGGGACGGCAGGCTGACGTTGCCCGCGGCGTCCCTGGCCGAGACGTACATCGTGTACAGGCGGCCGTAAACGCCGGAGAAGCCGCCGATGGTGCTGGTCGTGGTGGTGCGGTAGACGAATCCGGCGGAGGTCAGCTCGTAGATGTCGTATCCGACGACCCCGGTGTCGTCGTTCGAGGGCGTCCAGCAGATGGAGGCGTACCCGGTCGGGACGGTGGGGGCCAGCGGGGGCGGGCAGGGACGCACGCCCCCGGGCTCGGTGGGCGGGGTGACGTCGCCGGCCGCGGCGGCGTTCGCGGCCTGCGGCGGGAGCGCCGCGGCCACCTGGGGTGCGGGTACCGCGAGGGCGGCCTGTCCCGCGGATCCGATCACGAGCGCGGTGGCGACGAACGCCAGGGTGAGGAGAACCGCGCTTAAGGAGTGCTTGCCGATCTTCATTCCGCCCCTTGTGTCGATTGGTGTCGGCGTGGATCCCCCCGCGTAGAGCGTGAAGCAACTTCACCAATTCGTAAAGGGCCCGAACTTTCGTGACCGGGGCCGCCCGCGACGGGGGTCGCGGGCGGTCGGCGCGGGGGTCAGCCCGTCAGGCAGGTGGCTCCGTTGAGGGAGACCTTGACGGGGGCGGTGGCGGTGCCGCCGTGTGCGGCGTTGAATCCGACCTGGGTGGCGGTGCCGGCGGGGATGGTCTTGTTCCATTGCAGGTGGGCGCCGCTGATCCGCGTCCCGTCCTGTGTCCAGGTGGCCGACCAGCCGGAGGCCAGGCGGGGCGCGGGCGAGGCGTAGTCGATGGCCAGCGTCCAGCCGTCGATCGTGGTGGTGCCGGTGTTGCGGATGGTGATCTCGGCGCTGAGCCCGGTGGTCCATGTCGTCGCCCGGTAGGTCACCGTGCAGGTCCCGGTGGGCAGGCCCTCGCGGGCGAGCGCCGAGAGGAAGGCGGACGGCAGGCTGATGTTGTTCGCCACGTCGCGGGCCACCACGAAGTAGTTGTAGCGCTTCCCGGCCTCCAGGCCCGACTCGGTGAAGTTCGGGGACGAGGTGGCCGTGCGGGTGCCGACCTTCAGGTAGGCGGTCGCGGTCTCGCGGTAGACGTCGTAGGCGACCACCCCGATGTTGTCGGTCGAGGGCGTCCAGCAGAACGAGACGCCCGGATAGTCGGCCAGGCAGCCGTCGACCAGGCCCGCCGGCCTCGACGGGGGCTGGATGTCGGGGAAGGCGGTCGGGGAGGGCGTCGGGGACGGCGTCATCCCGGTGACCGCGGGGACGGTGATCAGCTCGGACGGCTGGCTGACGTTCCCGGCCATGTCCCTGGCCACGACGTAGATCGTGTA includes these proteins:
- a CDS encoding methyltransferase gives rise to the protein MERLTTEWGELDLARHPEDPRDPLRAWDAADEYLLRHLAGADGPPADPRGTVVVLGDRWGALVTALAERRPVQITDSFLTQEATRANLARNGVDPAAVRLLTTRDDPPPRVDTLLVRVPKSLALLEDQLHRLAPSVHAGTLVVGTGMVTEIHTSTLRLFEKILGPTRTSLAAKKARLIFCAPDPGLNPGPSPWPRRYELPSDVGVASGRTVVNHAGIFCADRLDIGTRFLLSNLPHRRGHDRVVDLGCGNGVLGMAAALDNRDAEVLFIDESHQALASAEATWKANLDAPVELLASDGMSGVPKASVDLILNNPPFHTHRATTDATAWRMFTGSRTALRPGGELWVIGNRHLAYHTKLRRLFGNCETAASNPKFVILRAVKR
- a CDS encoding cellulose binding domain-containing protein, with translation MKLGRHSLSAVLLTLAFVAAALVLGSTGQAARATVPAPQAAKAPIQAQVVPGQAAPRAQSADDTTPPTRPSGLRHCPVPLALNYQSGYASICWNSSSDSSGIAGYDLYRLDVEGFVKAATTTSTVGGFGGELNRMYTIYVVARDMAGNVSQPSELITVPAVTGMTPSPTPSPTAFPDIQPPSRPAGLVDGCLADYPGVSFCWTPSTDNIGVVAYDVYRETATAYLKVGTRTATSSPNFTESGLEAGKRYNYFVVARDVANNISLPSAFLSALAREGLPTGTCTVTYRATTWTTGLSAEITIRNTGTTTIDGWTLAIDYASPAPRLASGWSATWTQDGTRISGAHLQWNKTIPAGTATQVGFNAAHGGTATAPVKVSLNGATCLTG
- a CDS encoding helix-turn-helix transcriptional regulator, yielding MPVELLGHLRQARDRMDRDYRAELDLDALAAVAGISKYYFIRCFEAAYGETPMRYLTRRRLERAQDLLRAANLTVTEICMAVGFTSLGSFSSKFTQLVGESPSAYRDRWAARGRPHIPGCYLFMNGVLDLAGTKAPGDTGPSDCAILEKPSSEGPE
- a CDS encoding cellulose binding domain-containing protein: MKIGKHSLSAVLLTLAFVATALVIGSAGQAALAVPAPQVAAALPPQAANAAAAGDVTPPTEPGGVRPCPPPLAPTVPTGYASICWTPSNDDTGVVGYDIYELTSAGFVYRTTTTSTIGGFSGVYGRLYTMYVSARDAAGNVSLPSQMITTVATLGMTPTISPSPVPDDIAAPTKPTGLTDGCLADYPGVAFCWQPSTDNVGVAAYDLYRKTATTYLKVGTRTASAHPSFTESGLETGKRYLYFVVARDAADNLSLPSDSLSALAREGLPTGTCTVTYRATTWTTGLSAEITIRNTGTTTIDGWTLAIDYASPAPRLASGWSATWTQDGTRISGAHLQWNKTIPAGTATQVGFNAAHGGTATAPVKVSLNGATCLTG
- a CDS encoding DUF2530 domain-containing protein: MNEPRPPDLAPLKTNDTAAILVGTGLWVVALVVLLVLGVPAEHGWWIWTCVAGIGLGLFGCFYVWRRDRHAAPPPAEMPDDDRAGRSVPGHTPS
- a CDS encoding VOC family protein, which codes for MITNISLTTVYCLDQDEARDFYVDVLGFVPAADVSMEGFRWVTVCHPDHPELQITLMKPGPPLDEEAAAFYRRQLEKGQSGGLGLAVDDCRKTYEELTAKGVTFLQTPEERPYGVEAVMRDNQGNWIVLVEAKARG
- a CDS encoding NCS2 family permease, producing the protein MSEITAPASPSSGFRDRLDRYFHISERNSTLNREIRGGLATFFTMAYIVVLNPLILGGVKDADGQYLGDGTTQNIALIAAATALTAGVLTILMGVVAKVPFALAAGLGLNAFVAFGLAPTMSWEDAMGLIVLEGIVITILVLTGFRTAVFHAIPAQLKTAISVGIGLFIALIGFVDSGFVRKAAGTPLELGIGGSLSSWPIFVFVIGLLITVLLVARKVKGAILLGIVATTVLAILVEAVAKVGPSAGGKNPLGWSLVTPTMPDKIVGVPDLSLFGQFSLFGSFTKISAVLAVMFVFTLLITDFFDTMGTIVGVGGQAGLVDADGTLPRTREILLIDSVAAAAGGAASTSSNTTYIESAAGVGEGARTGLASVVTGILFLLAAFLSPLANVVPYEAAAPALVVVGFLMLTAIRQIDFTDYEIAIPSFLTIVLMPFTYSISNGIGAGFITYVMIKLVKGKAREVHPLLWLVTALFVIYFAMGPIKILFGLT
- a CDS encoding sacsin N-terminal ATP-binding-like domain-containing protein, producing the protein MTDGATDGAADGFGAERVRATVLAAWTASPARFREDANAEEDFALGGYRDRLIVELAQNAADAALRAGVPGRLRLTLEDGVLSAANTGAPLDAAGVEGLSTLRVSGKRDETGSIGRFGVGFAAVVSVCDEPLIASRATGAVRWSRAETAALVGAEPALAAELAARGGHVPLLRLPFATEPVEVPAGYDTVVRLPLRDKAVEQAVRQMLDETGPALPLAMPALAEIEIQVGGESRAITAEGWTVMESAGDFGPEQVAELFADRPTEERARPYWLVRWAVPAAEGPLPKDVAPVVHAPTPSDEPLDLPALLIATFPLATDRRHVAPGRLADFLVERAADTYVELLRSLPRTPRLLGLVPGLMGKGELDAAIRRAILRRLPDTPLLPAISPPADADPGQADTHGPAADRPGEPPYVVSGRQAAVVEGPAEFLDKIAHAVPGLLPAGWAVRHPALTTLGVRRVELSDVIDLLSGDAVADASPAWWRELYETLPGDDREALGALPVPLADGRLVRGPRGTLLLGDGGSSLDAALLAPLGLRIVHPEAAHPLLLRLGAAEATPNSVLEDPLTRATVSESLDSADPEPVAQAVLALVEAAGLSAGEAPWLSELALRGADGELYPAGEMLLGEGSLAKLIDQDVPFGVAAPDLVERYGSRVLSAAGVLDGFAVVNDTDVLLDPDECDHELDAEDQWLEAVLDVLPETAVPPVAREFTAIRDLEYVADWPAALALLTRPPLRAALQPLRALADGEVVEAPSYTAWWLSRHPVLDGRRPTSLRLPGGDPLLYGLYGDAPAGLDATALSMLGVRTTLADLLASHGGPDELLDLLADPALEVDRAQLRALWIALAGVEPSRVAPPTAVRAVLSGRIVVADAEDGHPIGGNGPGDTVEGLTSAGAPVVVEAPDLLALVAARPLVLAPFDLAEALSELLDLPVAGEEVTGEVTSSGEERPVPAQVRSLLPSAPATYVEHAALTVDGARVPWRFFEGAVHATGVEGLARGLAWASGQWGDRLAVAALLRDPDAVPLLLAEADLDS